Proteins encoded together in one Mycolicibacter minnesotensis window:
- a CDS encoding uroporphyrinogen-III synthase: MTSARRADELANLLRRHGATVCASPAITMIDLTDDVALRGRTESLIEAPPDVLVVTTAMGFRGWIGAAHRWGLAEQLIAALSTARIVARGPKAVEALRTVSLPEEWSPDSESSAAIADYLKSDIAGARIAVQLHGTTGDWDPVPELLEQFRKAGAEVLPIPVYRWRPARPGGEFDKLAIQISQRQFDAVSFTSAAAVMATLTRAAELGISDALLRALRSDVQAMCIGPLTARPLELLGVPTSAPKRMRLGALARHIADELPRLRTHIISAAGHRIEISGSGVSVDGVSRPVSPAGMATLRALAHQPGRVVSRETLLAALPGHGANTHAVETAVLRLRTSLGDKNIIATVVKRGYRLAVDQADMDLSMGQAAG, encoded by the coding sequence GTGACATCAGCGCGACGCGCGGACGAGCTCGCCAACCTGCTTCGGCGCCACGGCGCCACGGTCTGCGCGTCCCCGGCCATCACCATGATCGATCTGACCGACGACGTCGCGCTGCGCGGGCGTACCGAATCCTTGATCGAGGCGCCGCCCGACGTGCTCGTGGTGACGACCGCGATGGGCTTCCGCGGCTGGATCGGGGCCGCACACCGATGGGGTCTGGCCGAGCAGCTGATCGCGGCCTTGTCCACCGCGCGGATCGTGGCGCGCGGCCCCAAAGCGGTGGAAGCGTTGCGCACCGTCAGCCTGCCCGAGGAGTGGTCCCCCGATTCCGAGTCATCTGCGGCCATCGCCGACTATCTCAAGTCCGATATCGCCGGTGCCCGCATCGCGGTTCAGCTGCACGGCACCACCGGTGACTGGGATCCGGTACCGGAGCTGCTAGAGCAGTTCCGCAAAGCCGGAGCCGAGGTGCTGCCCATCCCGGTCTACCGGTGGCGGCCGGCCCGGCCCGGCGGTGAGTTCGACAAGCTGGCGATCCAGATTTCGCAGCGGCAGTTCGACGCGGTCAGCTTCACCTCCGCGGCGGCTGTCATGGCGACGCTGACTCGTGCGGCCGAACTGGGTATCTCCGACGCCTTGTTGCGCGCACTGCGATCCGACGTACAGGCCATGTGCATCGGGCCGTTGACGGCGCGGCCACTGGAACTGTTGGGTGTTCCGACCTCGGCGCCGAAGCGGATGCGGCTGGGGGCGTTGGCCCGACACATCGCCGATGAGTTGCCGCGACTGCGCACCCACATCATCTCCGCGGCCGGTCACCGTATCGAGATCAGCGGCAGCGGAGTCTCGGTCGACGGGGTGTCCAGGCCGGTCTCGCCGGCGGGCATGGCCACACTGCGCGCACTGGCGCACCAGCCGGGCAGAGTCGTCTCACGCGAGACGCTTCTAGCGGCACTGCCTGGCCACGGGGCCAACACCCACGCGGTGGAGACCGCTGTGCTGCGGCTGCGCACCAGCCTGGGCGACAAGAACATCATCGCCACCGTCGTCAAACGGGGATACCGCTTGGCGGTGGATCAGGCGGACATGGATCTGAGCATGGGCCAGGCGGCCGGCTAG
- a CDS encoding fumarate reductase/succinate dehydrogenase flavoprotein subunit — protein MVEVERHSYDVVVIGAGGAGLRAVIEAREQGLSVAVVCKSLFGKAHTVMAEGGCAASMGNVNSKDNWQVHFRDTMRGGKFLNNWRMAELHAREAPERVWELETYGALFDRTPDGKISQRNFGGHTYPRLAHVGDRTGLELIRTMQQKVVSLQQEDYAQFGDYEARIKIFHECTITELLKDEASGAVSGAFGYWRESGNFVLFEAPAIVLATGGIGKSFKVTSNSWEYTGDGHALALRAGATLINMEFVQFHPTGMVWPPSVKGILVTEGVRGDGGVLKNSDGTRFMFDYIPPVFKGQYAETEQEADQWLKDNDSARRTPDLLPRDEVARAINSEVKAGRGSPHGGVFLDIASRLTAEEIKRRLPSMYHQFMQLAEVDITKDAMEVGPTCHYVMGGIEVDPDTGAAAVPGLFAAGECSGGMHGSNRLGGNSLSDLLVFGRRAGLGAAQYVQALPARPAVTPAALEAAAQLALAPFDGPAGGGNPENPYTLHSDLQQSMNDLVGIIRNAGELEQALVRIEEFKARFAAVAVDGGRHYNPGWHLAIDLRNMLLVSECVAKAALQRTESRGGHTRDDHPGMDSSWRKTLLVCRASDDRVVPDITVTPEAQTGMREDLLELFEISELEKYYTDQELAQHPGRRA, from the coding sequence ATGGTTGAAGTCGAACGGCACTCCTACGACGTAGTCGTGATCGGTGCCGGCGGCGCTGGCCTGCGCGCGGTCATCGAAGCCCGTGAGCAGGGCCTGAGCGTCGCGGTGGTGTGCAAGTCGCTGTTCGGTAAGGCACACACCGTGATGGCCGAGGGTGGCTGCGCAGCGTCGATGGGCAATGTCAACTCCAAGGACAACTGGCAGGTGCACTTCCGCGACACCATGCGCGGCGGGAAGTTCCTGAACAACTGGCGGATGGCCGAACTGCACGCCCGGGAAGCACCGGAGCGGGTCTGGGAGTTGGAGACCTACGGCGCCCTGTTCGACCGCACTCCCGACGGCAAGATCAGCCAGCGCAACTTCGGTGGCCACACCTACCCACGGCTGGCACACGTCGGAGACCGCACCGGGCTGGAGTTGATCCGCACCATGCAGCAGAAAGTGGTCTCGCTGCAGCAGGAGGACTACGCCCAGTTCGGTGACTACGAAGCGCGGATCAAGATCTTCCACGAATGCACCATCACCGAACTGCTCAAGGACGAAGCGTCCGGCGCCGTTTCGGGCGCCTTCGGCTACTGGCGCGAAAGCGGCAACTTCGTGTTGTTCGAGGCACCGGCGATCGTGCTGGCCACCGGCGGGATCGGCAAGTCCTTCAAGGTGACGTCGAACTCCTGGGAGTACACCGGAGACGGACACGCGTTGGCGCTGCGGGCCGGCGCAACACTGATCAACATGGAGTTCGTTCAGTTTCACCCGACCGGCATGGTGTGGCCACCCAGCGTGAAGGGAATTCTGGTCACCGAAGGCGTACGTGGCGACGGCGGCGTGCTCAAGAACTCCGACGGCACCCGGTTCATGTTCGACTACATCCCGCCGGTGTTTAAGGGCCAATACGCCGAAACCGAGCAAGAGGCCGACCAGTGGCTCAAAGACAACGACTCGGCTCGTCGGACCCCAGACCTGCTGCCGCGCGATGAGGTGGCCCGCGCGATCAACTCCGAAGTCAAGGCCGGGCGCGGCTCGCCGCACGGCGGGGTGTTCCTCGACATCGCCTCGCGGCTGACCGCTGAGGAGATCAAGCGGCGACTGCCCTCGATGTACCACCAGTTCATGCAGCTCGCCGAAGTCGACATCACCAAGGATGCGATGGAAGTCGGGCCCACCTGCCACTACGTGATGGGTGGTATCGAGGTCGACCCGGACACGGGCGCCGCAGCGGTACCCGGGCTGTTCGCCGCCGGCGAATGCTCCGGCGGAATGCACGGATCCAACCGGTTGGGCGGCAACTCCCTGTCAGATCTGCTGGTGTTCGGTCGCCGGGCGGGGTTGGGTGCGGCGCAGTATGTTCAGGCGCTACCGGCTCGACCGGCGGTGACCCCGGCAGCATTGGAAGCCGCGGCCCAATTGGCGCTGGCACCGTTCGACGGGCCGGCCGGCGGCGGTAACCCGGAGAATCCCTACACGCTGCATTCCGACCTGCAACAGTCGATGAACGATCTGGTCGGCATCATCCGCAACGCGGGCGAGTTGGAGCAGGCGCTGGTTCGCATCGAGGAGTTCAAAGCCCGGTTCGCCGCCGTGGCGGTCGACGGCGGACGCCACTACAACCCGGGCTGGCACCTGGCGATTGACCTGCGCAACATGCTGCTGGTCAGCGAATGCGTGGCTAAGGCCGCGCTGCAGCGCACCGAGAGCCGCGGCGGGCACACCCGAGACGACCACCCGGGCATGGACTCCAGCTGGCGCAAGACCCTGCTGGTCTGCCGGGCTTCGGACGACCGCGTCGTACCCGACATCACGGTCACACCCGAGGCCCAGACCGGGATGCGCGAGGACCTGCTGGAGCTGTTCGAGATCTCCGAGCTGGAGAAGTACTACACCGACCAAGAGCTGGCGCAACATCCGGGACGGAGAGCGTAA
- a CDS encoding nitrate/nitrite transporter produces MARSHVITRWDPEDTVAWTAGNDKIARRNLIWSTIAEHAGFSIWSIWSVMVLFMPEAVYGFTAGDKFLLAATATLAGGVLRIPYSLATAAFGGRNWTIFSALVLLVPTVGMMGLLAHPGLPLWPYLVCAALTGLGGGNFAASMTNVNAFYPHRLKGWALAVNAGGGNLGVPLIQLVGLAVLATAGNRQPYWVCAIYLVVLAVAAIGAALFMDNLDGQKADLTAMRSILPELDTWIVALLYIGTFGSFIGFSFAFGQVLQISFVGGGQSPASASLHAAQIAFLGPLLGSLSRIVGGRLADRLDGSRVTLAAFGGLFAASGLLVAVSTIDGNRSGPTSGAIMVGYVIGFVALFIVSGIGNGSVYKMIPSVFEARSHRLGMRETDRRQWARAMSGALIGFAGAIGALGGVGINLALRQSYMTSGSATAAFCIFLVGYVVAGALTWLRYVRRPIYVVQPAKPALAAMATA; encoded by the coding sequence ATGGCGCGTTCACACGTAATCACAAGGTGGGATCCTGAAGACACCGTGGCCTGGACGGCCGGTAACGACAAGATCGCTCGGCGGAATCTGATCTGGTCGACCATCGCCGAACACGCCGGTTTCTCGATCTGGTCGATCTGGTCGGTCATGGTGCTGTTCATGCCTGAAGCGGTCTACGGCTTCACCGCCGGCGACAAGTTCCTGCTGGCGGCCACCGCCACCCTGGCCGGCGGCGTGCTGCGCATCCCCTACTCGCTGGCCACTGCCGCGTTCGGCGGCCGGAACTGGACGATCTTCTCGGCGCTGGTCCTGTTGGTTCCCACCGTCGGGATGATGGGCCTGCTGGCGCATCCCGGCCTGCCCCTGTGGCCCTACCTGGTGTGCGCGGCCCTGACCGGTCTGGGCGGCGGCAACTTCGCGGCCTCGATGACCAACGTGAATGCCTTCTACCCACACCGGCTCAAGGGTTGGGCGCTGGCGGTCAACGCCGGTGGCGGCAACCTGGGTGTGCCCCTGATCCAGCTGGTCGGCCTGGCGGTGCTGGCCACCGCCGGTAACCGACAGCCGTACTGGGTATGTGCGATCTACCTGGTGGTGCTCGCGGTAGCTGCCATCGGCGCGGCGCTGTTCATGGACAACCTCGACGGTCAGAAGGCCGACCTGACGGCGATGCGGTCGATTCTTCCCGAACTCGACACCTGGATCGTCGCCCTGCTCTACATCGGGACGTTCGGCTCGTTCATCGGATTCTCCTTCGCGTTTGGTCAGGTGCTGCAGATCAGCTTCGTCGGGGGCGGCCAAAGCCCCGCGTCGGCTTCCCTGCACGCGGCCCAGATTGCGTTCTTGGGGCCGCTTCTGGGGTCACTGTCCCGGATTGTCGGCGGCCGCCTGGCGGATCGGCTCGACGGCAGTCGCGTCACGCTGGCGGCCTTCGGCGGCCTGTTCGCGGCCTCAGGACTTCTCGTCGCCGTGAGCACCATCGACGGCAACCGCAGCGGCCCCACATCCGGGGCGATCATGGTCGGCTACGTGATCGGCTTTGTGGCGCTGTTCATCGTTTCCGGAATCGGCAACGGCTCGGTGTACAAGATGATCCCTTCGGTCTTCGAGGCGCGCAGTCACCGCCTGGGCATGCGCGAAACCGATCGACGGCAATGGGCGCGCGCCATGTCCGGGGCGTTGATCGGATTCGCCGGTGCCATCGGCGCCCTCGGCGGCGTAGGGATCAACCTGGCGCTGCGCCAGTCGTACATGACCAGCGGCTCGGCCACTGCGGCTTTCTGCATCTTCCTGGTGGGTTACGTCGTCGCCGGGGCGCTGACGTGGCTGCGATATGTGCGTCGGCCGATCTACGTCGTACAGCCCGCGAAGCCCGCGCTGGCCGCGATGGCTACGGCATAA
- the nirD gene encoding nitrite reductase small subunit NirD, translated as MNNSNIETWTTACHYDSLLPGLGVGVLLADGKQAALFRLDDGSIRAVCNIDPFFRAAVMSRGIVGDRGGRLSVISPLKKQAFALDDGSCLDDPEVSVRVYPTRITPDGYVQVGQVGPQRAVA; from the coding sequence ATGAACAACAGCAACATCGAAACCTGGACCACCGCTTGCCATTACGACAGTCTGCTGCCCGGACTCGGTGTCGGTGTGTTGCTGGCCGACGGCAAGCAGGCCGCACTGTTTCGCTTGGACGACGGCTCGATCCGCGCGGTGTGCAACATCGATCCGTTCTTCCGGGCGGCGGTCATGTCCCGCGGGATCGTCGGCGACCGTGGCGGGCGGCTGTCGGTCATCTCGCCGTTGAAGAAGCAGGCGTTCGCCCTCGACGACGGCAGCTGCCTGGATGACCCCGAGGTGTCGGTGCGGGTGTACCCGACCCGGATCACCCCGGACGGCTATGTGCAGGTCGGCCAGGTCGGTCCCCAGAGGGCTGTCGCCTAG
- a CDS encoding succinate dehydrogenase/fumarate reductase iron-sulfur subunit: MTYNAQLRVWRGDVDGGELQDFEVEVNEGEVVLDVIHRLQATQTPDLAVRWNCKAGKCGSCSAEINGLPRLMCMTRMSTFDPEQTITVTPVRTFPVVRDLVTDVSFNYQKAREMPAFKPPADLKPGEYRMQQVDVERSQEFRKCIECFLCQNVCHVIRDHEENKQQFSGPRMFIRLAELDMHPLDTADRRDFGQDEAGLGLCNITKCCTEVCPEHITITDNAIIPMKERVAGNRYDPVVWLGRKIFRRKAD; the protein is encoded by the coding sequence ATGACATACAACGCGCAGCTGCGAGTCTGGCGCGGTGACGTCGACGGCGGTGAACTGCAGGATTTCGAGGTCGAGGTCAACGAGGGTGAGGTGGTGCTCGACGTCATCCACCGGCTGCAGGCGACCCAGACACCGGACCTGGCGGTGCGCTGGAACTGCAAGGCCGGCAAATGCGGATCATGTTCGGCCGAGATCAACGGCCTTCCCCGGCTGATGTGCATGACACGGATGTCGACGTTCGACCCGGAGCAGACGATCACGGTGACTCCGGTCCGAACCTTCCCGGTGGTTCGCGACCTGGTCACCGACGTCTCGTTCAACTATCAGAAGGCCCGCGAGATGCCGGCTTTCAAGCCCCCGGCCGATCTCAAGCCCGGCGAGTACCGCATGCAGCAGGTGGATGTGGAGCGCTCGCAGGAGTTCCGTAAGTGCATCGAATGCTTTCTGTGCCAAAACGTCTGCCACGTCATCCGCGACCATGAGGAGAACAAGCAGCAGTTCTCCGGACCGCGCATGTTCATCCGGCTGGCGGAGTTGGATATGCACCCACTGGACACCGCCGACCGGCGCGACTTCGGCCAAGACGAGGCCGGACTCGGATTGTGCAACATCACCAAATGCTGCACCGAGGTCTGTCCGGAACACATCACGATCACCGACAACGCCATCATTCCGATGAAGGAGCGGGTGGCCGGAAACCGCTATGACCCGGTCGTCTGGCTAGGCCGAAAGATCTTCCGGCGCAAAGCAGACTGA
- a CDS encoding MFS transporter, whose amino-acid sequence MTKRHISNFDPEDCAAWEAGNAAIARRNLIWSTASTHVAFSIWSLWSVVVLFMPESVYGIKAGDKLLLAAVATLVGGCARVPYVRANAKFGGRDWAVFSSLILLIPTVGTLLLLINPGQPLWMYLVCAALTGLGGGNYAAALANVDAFYPQRLKGVALGLCGGIGNLGVAAIQLVGLLVLATVGNTKPELVCAIYLVLLAVIGVCSALWMDNLDHGGQEVGGIRSILSVPDSWIVSALYCAAFGSFIGFAFAFAQVLHATFEKAGHSPAEAALYAARIAFLGPLLGALSRIYGGRVADRRGGGRVTLVVFLGMIVASAVLVVTSTIDDHNSRAATSTIVFYIAAFMVLFVLAGMGNGSVLKMIPSIFEARSRSLAATEAERRHWSRSHSGALIGFSTAVGALGGVAINLILRQAYASFGSETPAFWVFLASYCAAAGLTWVMYVRRPPLARGSHRAAGAQDPEKVSA is encoded by the coding sequence ATGACCAAGCGCCACATCAGCAATTTCGATCCGGAGGACTGCGCGGCCTGGGAGGCCGGCAATGCCGCGATCGCGCGACGCAACCTCATCTGGTCCACCGCCAGCACGCATGTCGCGTTCTCCATCTGGTCGTTATGGTCGGTGGTGGTGCTGTTCATGCCCGAATCCGTCTACGGCATCAAGGCCGGTGACAAACTTCTGCTGGCGGCGGTCGCCACTCTGGTCGGCGGATGCGCCCGCGTTCCGTACGTGCGGGCCAACGCGAAGTTCGGCGGCCGAGACTGGGCGGTGTTCTCGTCGCTGATTCTCCTGATTCCCACCGTGGGGACGCTGCTGTTGCTCATCAATCCCGGTCAACCGCTCTGGATGTATCTGGTGTGCGCGGCGCTGACCGGATTGGGCGGCGGCAACTACGCCGCGGCGCTGGCCAACGTCGACGCCTTCTACCCGCAACGACTCAAAGGCGTCGCCCTCGGGCTGTGCGGCGGCATAGGCAACCTCGGGGTCGCCGCCATCCAGCTGGTCGGCCTGTTGGTACTGGCCACAGTCGGCAACACCAAGCCCGAACTGGTGTGCGCGATCTACCTGGTACTGCTGGCCGTGATCGGCGTCTGTTCTGCGCTGTGGATGGACAACCTCGACCACGGCGGGCAAGAGGTGGGCGGCATCCGATCGATTCTGTCAGTCCCCGACAGCTGGATCGTTTCGGCGTTGTACTGCGCAGCTTTCGGCTCGTTCATCGGATTCGCCTTCGCCTTCGCCCAGGTACTGCACGCCACCTTCGAGAAAGCCGGCCACAGCCCCGCCGAGGCGGCGCTCTACGCCGCCCGAATCGCTTTTCTGGGGCCCCTATTGGGCGCCCTATCCCGCATCTACGGTGGTCGGGTGGCCGACCGCCGTGGTGGCGGGCGGGTAACCCTGGTGGTGTTCCTCGGCATGATCGTGGCCTCTGCGGTGCTGGTCGTCACCAGCACCATCGATGACCACAACAGTCGCGCTGCTACCTCGACGATCGTGTTCTACATCGCGGCTTTCATGGTGCTGTTCGTTCTGGCCGGGATGGGAAACGGGTCCGTGCTGAAGATGATTCCGTCGATCTTCGAGGCCCGAAGCCGCTCACTGGCTGCCACTGAAGCGGAACGTCGCCATTGGTCCCGTTCGCATTCTGGTGCACTGATCGGGTTCTCCACCGCGGTCGGTGCACTCGGCGGGGTGGCCATCAACCTGATTCTGCGGCAGGCATACGCCAGCTTCGGAAGCGAGACACCGGCGTTCTGGGTGTTCCTGGCGTCCTACTGCGCGGCTGCGGGACTGACATGGGTGATGTACGTCCGCCGGCCTCCGCTGGCACGAGGCTCCCATCGGGCCGCTGGTGCGCAGGACCCCGAGAAGGTGTCGGCGTGA
- a CDS encoding sirohydrochlorin chelatase — protein MTPVLVAHGTRAPEGVVMIGELAERVGSLLAQPVRVAFVDVLGPSPAEVLAAEADSGRPAILVPAFLARGYHVRVDVPTHVAASGHPDVTLTPALGPDPRVAAVVAARLIESGWRAGNSVILAAAGSSDPAARNDLIRATELLSALIDAPVELAFAATGGPSVAEAVACLRSRRPGRVAVASYLLADGLFQRRLYAAGADLVTKPLGTHPGIARIVADRFITAQPRVSVR, from the coding sequence ATGACCCCGGTGCTGGTCGCGCATGGCACCCGGGCGCCCGAGGGTGTCGTCATGATCGGAGAGCTGGCCGAACGGGTGGGTTCGCTGCTGGCGCAGCCGGTCAGGGTGGCATTCGTCGACGTGCTGGGACCCAGTCCGGCGGAGGTCCTTGCCGCGGAGGCCGACAGCGGCCGCCCGGCGATACTCGTGCCCGCCTTTCTGGCACGTGGATATCACGTCCGAGTCGACGTACCCACTCACGTCGCGGCCAGCGGACACCCGGACGTCACCCTCACTCCGGCACTCGGACCCGACCCGCGCGTTGCCGCAGTGGTCGCGGCTCGGCTGATTGAATCCGGCTGGCGTGCAGGTAATTCGGTTATTCTCGCGGCAGCGGGATCGTCGGACCCCGCCGCGCGCAATGACCTGATCCGGGCCACCGAGCTGCTGTCTGCGTTGATCGATGCGCCCGTCGAACTGGCTTTCGCAGCAACCGGCGGACCCAGCGTCGCCGAGGCCGTGGCCTGCCTGCGCAGCCGCCGCCCGGGCCGTGTCGCCGTGGCGTCTTACCTACTGGCCGACGGCCTGTTTCAGCGCCGTCTGTATGCCGCCGGCGCAGATCTGGTGACCAAGCCACTGGGCACCCATCCCGGGATCGCCCGTATCGTCGCCGACCGGTTCATCACCGCTCAACCACGGGTCTCGGTGCGCTGA
- the nirB gene encoding nitrite reductase large subunit NirB, whose protein sequence is MTTIETPRAVRDLVVVGHGMVGHRFVEALRSRSGDENWRVTVLAEEADPAYDRVGLTSYTDGWDRTRLALPGNDYAGDEQVRLLLSTRVARLDLSDKSVVAADGRRYGYDTLVLATGSRAFVPPVPGHDLPGCHVYRTLDDLDGIRADIECMLEVGNSRAGVVIGGGLLGLEAANALRASGVEPHIVEMAPRLMPQQLDDAGGVLLSRMISDLGIAVHVGVGTEAIEQLTHEHGSPSLRVRLSDGTAIEAGLVIFAAGVRPRDELAREAGLAVADRGGVLTDLSCRTSQSDVYAIGEVAAIEGVCYGLVGPGYTSAEVVADRLLDGSAEFGEADMSTKLKLLGVDVASFGDAMGATENSLSVVINDPVKRTYAKLVLSDDAKTLLGGILVGDASSYGVLRPMVGAELPGDPLDLIAPAGAGEGKTTLGISALPGAAQICSCNNVTKEQLCEAIGGGCHDVQSLKGCTKAGTSCGSCIPLLKELLVAEGVEQSKALCEHFAQSRAELFQIVQVTGIRTFSDLLDRFGTGHGCDICKPTVASILASTGSEHILDGEQAALQDTNDHFLANIQRNGSYSVVPRVPGGEIKPEHLILIGQIAQEFGLYTKITGGQRIDMFGARVDQLPPIWRKLVDAGMESGQAYGKSLRTVKSCVGSDWCRYGQQDSVKMAIDLELRYRGLRAPHKIKMGVSGCARECAEARGKDVGVIATEVGWNLYVGGNGGMSPKHAQLLASDLDTETVFRYVDRFLMFYIRTADRLQRTAPWIESIEGGLDHVRDVVCDDSLGLAEEFESEMARHVDNYTDEWKGVLDDPEKLSRFVSFVNAPDAEDPTVAFTVRDGRKVPLPVPVLRSSKEES, encoded by the coding sequence ATGACCACGATCGAAACGCCGCGCGCCGTCAGGGACCTTGTGGTGGTCGGCCACGGCATGGTGGGCCACCGCTTCGTGGAGGCGCTCCGTAGCAGGTCAGGCGACGAGAACTGGCGGGTCACGGTGCTTGCCGAGGAGGCCGATCCCGCCTACGACCGCGTCGGGCTGACCTCCTACACCGACGGCTGGGACAGGACGCGGCTGGCGCTGCCCGGCAACGACTACGCCGGCGACGAACAGGTGCGGCTGCTACTGAGCACCCGAGTCGCCCGCCTCGACCTCTCCGACAAGTCGGTGGTCGCCGCGGACGGTCGGCGCTACGGCTACGACACCCTGGTACTGGCGACGGGATCGCGTGCATTCGTACCGCCGGTCCCCGGCCACGATCTGCCCGGTTGCCACGTTTATCGAACCCTGGATGATCTGGACGGGATCCGGGCCGACATCGAATGCATGCTCGAAGTCGGCAACAGTCGCGCCGGAGTGGTGATCGGCGGCGGACTGCTGGGTCTGGAAGCGGCGAACGCGTTGCGCGCCTCCGGGGTCGAACCGCACATCGTCGAGATGGCACCGCGGCTGATGCCGCAGCAGCTCGACGATGCCGGTGGGGTGCTGCTGAGCCGGATGATCTCGGATCTGGGCATCGCGGTGCACGTCGGCGTCGGCACCGAGGCGATCGAGCAGCTCACCCACGAGCACGGGTCGCCGAGCCTGCGGGTGCGCCTGTCCGATGGCACCGCGATCGAGGCCGGTCTGGTGATCTTCGCCGCCGGTGTCCGCCCCCGTGACGAGCTGGCTCGTGAGGCCGGACTGGCAGTCGCCGATCGGGGCGGGGTCTTGACCGACCTCTCCTGTCGGACAAGCCAATCCGATGTCTACGCGATCGGCGAGGTCGCCGCCATCGAAGGCGTCTGCTACGGCTTGGTGGGACCTGGCTACACCAGCGCAGAGGTGGTCGCCGACCGGCTGCTCGACGGCTCGGCAGAATTCGGTGAGGCCGATATGTCGACCAAGCTCAAGTTGCTCGGCGTCGACGTCGCGAGCTTCGGGGACGCGATGGGAGCCACCGAGAATTCCCTGTCGGTGGTGATCAACGATCCGGTGAAGCGAACCTACGCCAAGCTGGTGCTGTCCGACGACGCGAAGACGCTGCTCGGCGGGATTCTGGTGGGCGACGCATCGTCTTACGGCGTCTTGCGTCCGATGGTCGGCGCCGAACTGCCCGGCGACCCGCTGGACCTGATCGCACCGGCCGGCGCGGGTGAAGGCAAGACCACCTTGGGGATCAGCGCGCTGCCCGGTGCGGCGCAGATCTGCTCCTGCAACAACGTCACCAAAGAGCAGCTGTGCGAGGCGATCGGCGGCGGTTGCCACGATGTGCAGAGCCTCAAGGGCTGCACCAAGGCAGGGACCTCCTGCGGATCGTGCATCCCGCTGCTCAAAGAACTGCTGGTGGCCGAGGGGGTGGAGCAGTCCAAGGCGCTGTGCGAGCACTTCGCCCAGTCGCGCGCCGAGCTGTTCCAGATCGTGCAGGTCACCGGTATTCGTACCTTCTCCGACCTGCTGGATCGGTTCGGCACCGGCCACGGCTGCGATATCTGCAAGCCCACCGTCGCCTCGATCTTGGCGTCCACCGGCTCCGAGCACATCCTCGACGGTGAGCAGGCTGCCCTACAGGACACCAACGACCACTTCCTGGCCAACATTCAGCGCAACGGCAGCTACTCGGTCGTTCCGCGGGTTCCCGGGGGTGAGATCAAGCCCGAACACCTGATCCTGATAGGTCAGATCGCCCAGGAGTTCGGCCTATACACGAAGATCACCGGCGGACAGCGCATCGACATGTTCGGTGCCCGGGTGGACCAACTACCTCCCATCTGGCGCAAGTTGGTCGACGCCGGAATGGAATCTGGTCAGGCCTACGGCAAGTCGCTGCGGACGGTCAAAAGCTGCGTCGGTAGTGATTGGTGTCGCTATGGGCAGCAGGACTCCGTGAAGATGGCCATCGACTTGGAGCTGCGCTACCGCGGGCTGCGTGCGCCGCACAAGATCAAGATGGGGGTGTCCGGCTGCGCTCGGGAGTGCGCCGAGGCGCGCGGCAAAGACGTCGGCGTGATCGCCACCGAAGTCGGCTGGAATCTCTATGTCGGAGGCAACGGGGGGATGTCGCCCAAGCACGCCCAGCTGCTCGCCAGCGACCTCGACACCGAGACGGTGTTTCGCTACGTCGACCGATTCCTGATGTTCTACATCCGCACTGCCGACCGGTTGCAGCGCACCGCGCCGTGGATCGAGTCGATCGAAGGCGGCCTCGACCACGTCCGCGATGTCGTCTGCGACGACTCGTTGGGGCTGGCCGAGGAGTTCGAGTCCGAGATGGCCCGCCACGTCGACAACTACACCGACGAATGGAAGGGGGTTCTCGACGATCCGGAGAAGTTGTCGCGGTTCGTGTCGTTCGTCAACGCCCCCGACGCCGAGGACCCCACCGTCGCGTTCACGGTGCGCGACGGGCGCAAAGTCCCTTTACCCGTCCCAGTCCTGCGTTCATCTAAGGAGGAATCATGA
- a CDS encoding Hsp20/alpha crystallin family protein produces the protein MSTLTLWQRPLKPASDTDRWVRDFFGPATANDWRSPASSGLHPAAEIIKDGDDAVVRLELPGIDVDKDVTIELGGGRLVIHGERRDEHADTEGDTHRTLREVRYGAFRRSFAVPANVTGEAVSASYDAGVLTVRVAGVYAGSQPQRITITK, from the coding sequence ATGAGCACTCTGACACTCTGGCAGCGTCCACTCAAGCCCGCCTCCGACACCGACCGTTGGGTCCGAGACTTCTTCGGCCCGGCCACGGCCAACGACTGGCGATCGCCCGCTTCGAGCGGACTACACCCGGCCGCCGAGATCATCAAGGACGGCGACGACGCGGTGGTCCGGCTGGAGCTACCCGGCATCGACGTCGACAAGGACGTGACGATCGAATTGGGCGGTGGTCGACTGGTGATCCACGGCGAACGCCGCGACGAGCATGCCGACACCGAGGGCGACACCCACCGCACGCTTCGCGAGGTGCGCTACGGCGCGTTCCGCCGCTCGTTCGCAGTTCCCGCGAACGTCACCGGCGAAGCCGTCTCTGCGTCCTATGACGCCGGCGTTCTGACGGTGCGGGTAGCGGGCGTGTACGCCGGCAGCCAGCCGCAGCGGATCACCATCACCAAGTAG